One Actinosynnema pretiosum DNA segment encodes these proteins:
- a CDS encoding response regulator transcription factor, with translation MTRRVLVVEDDPTIADSVAARLRAEGFEVLVAHDGPSGVERALGEGVDLVVLDVMLPGFDGLEVCRRVQARRAVPVLMLTARGEETDLLVGLAVGADDYLTKPFSLRELAARVHALLRRVDRERAALSERIVLGDVEVDLGERRVLRGGREVHLTPTEFQLLVHLAERPRAVQSRERLLSEVWDWPDGTGTRTVDSHVKALRRKLGGDLIRTVHSVGYALEVPR, from the coding sequence ATGACGCGCAGGGTGCTGGTCGTCGAGGACGACCCGACCATCGCCGACTCGGTCGCCGCTCGCCTGCGGGCCGAGGGGTTCGAGGTTCTCGTCGCGCACGACGGGCCCTCCGGGGTGGAGCGGGCGCTGGGCGAGGGGGTCGATCTCGTCGTGCTCGACGTCATGCTCCCCGGCTTCGACGGGCTGGAGGTGTGCCGTCGGGTTCAGGCGCGGCGGGCGGTGCCGGTGCTCATGCTGACGGCTCGCGGTGAGGAGACGGACCTGCTCGTCGGGCTCGCCGTCGGGGCCGACGACTACCTCACCAAGCCCTTCTCGCTGCGCGAGCTCGCCGCCCGCGTGCACGCCCTGCTCCGGCGCGTCGACCGGGAGCGGGCGGCGCTGAGCGAGCGGATCGTGCTCGGGGACGTCGAGGTGGACCTCGGGGAGCGGCGGGTGCTCAGGGGTGGCCGCGAGGTGCACCTGACGCCCACCGAGTTCCAGCTGCTCGTGCACCTCGCCGAGCGGCCCCGCGCGGTGCAGTCGCGGGAGCGGCTGCTGAGCGAGGTGTGGGACTGGCCGGACGGGACCGGCACGCGGACCGTCGACAGCCACGTCAAGGCGTTGCGCCGCAAGCTCGGCGGCGACCTCATCCGGACCGTGCACAGCGTCGGCTACGCGCTGGAGGTGCCCCGGTGA
- a CDS encoding DUF4153 domain-containing protein → MEAEPESGNEPAGGGSPEAPAQVTAPGRAATAPAPRSPATPPLTPQDESRRSRAVLAALVAGVVVAAVVPYESHGVGWPIAAVAVLALVGRVRPGWAALSVLLASVAAFRASGWLFALCLVTGLATASIAVTGGRTARGLLWACVAVPATAARALPWGARSVSARATGGWLRPVALTCAALLVFLPLLVSADEAFADLVLGAVLRSDTPIGVTAVLGAAAGAGVLAAHRLRAVPNTVDAPLAQAPAVARRDWALPVGALVALFTAFVAVQLRTLFGGDRHVQVTADLTYADYARGGFGQLVVVTLLTLGVLGAVSRFASRATARDRLWLRALPGALCALTLVIVASAVHRMWLYQRAYGFTEQRVLALAAELWLGLVCLVVLAAGVRLSAAWLPRAVVATAAGAVLALAAANPDLLVAEANVARYEATGRIDRTYLSTLSADAAPALARLPEELRVCHWSSRSRRWTAWNLAWARWDDEPWGAARCRW, encoded by the coding sequence GTGGAAGCTGAGCCGGAGAGCGGGAACGAGCCTGCGGGCGGCGGCTCACCCGAGGCCCCCGCTCAGGTGACGGCACCCGGTCGCGCCGCCACCGCCCCCGCGCCCCGCTCCCCCGCCACCCCGCCGCTCACCCCGCAGGACGAGTCCCGCCGGAGCCGGGCCGTCCTCGCCGCGCTGGTCGCGGGCGTGGTCGTGGCGGCCGTGGTCCCGTACGAGAGCCACGGCGTCGGCTGGCCGATCGCCGCCGTCGCCGTGCTCGCCCTGGTCGGCCGGGTCCGCCCCGGTTGGGCGGCGCTGTCGGTGCTGCTCGCGTCGGTGGCCGCGTTCCGCGCGTCCGGCTGGCTGTTCGCCCTGTGCCTGGTCACCGGCCTGGCCACCGCCTCGATCGCGGTCACCGGCGGTCGCACGGCCAGGGGGTTGCTGTGGGCCTGCGTCGCGGTGCCCGCCACCGCGGCGCGCGCGCTGCCCTGGGGCGCGCGCAGCGTCTCGGCGCGCGCGACGGGCGGCTGGCTGCGGCCGGTGGCGCTGACCTGCGCGGCGCTGCTGGTGTTCCTGCCGCTGCTGGTGAGCGCGGACGAGGCGTTCGCCGACCTGGTGCTGGGCGCGGTGCTCCGATCCGACACCCCGATCGGGGTCACCGCGGTCCTCGGCGCGGCGGCGGGCGCGGGCGTGCTGGCCGCGCACCGGTTGCGCGCGGTCCCGAACACCGTCGACGCGCCCCTCGCGCAGGCGCCCGCCGTGGCGCGCCGGGACTGGGCGCTGCCGGTGGGGGCGCTGGTGGCGCTGTTCACCGCGTTCGTGGCCGTGCAGCTGCGCACCCTGTTCGGCGGCGACCGGCACGTGCAGGTGACCGCCGACCTGACGTACGCCGACTACGCGCGCGGCGGCTTCGGGCAGCTGGTGGTGGTCACCCTGCTGACGCTGGGCGTGCTGGGCGCGGTGTCCCGGTTCGCCTCGCGCGCCACCGCGCGGGACCGGCTGTGGCTGCGCGCCCTGCCGGGGGCGCTGTGCGCGCTCACCCTGGTCATCGTCGCCTCGGCCGTGCACCGCATGTGGCTCTACCAGCGGGCCTACGGGTTCACCGAGCAGCGCGTCCTGGCGCTGGCCGCCGAGCTGTGGCTGGGGCTGGTGTGCCTGGTGGTGCTGGCCGCCGGGGTGCGGCTGTCGGCGGCCTGGCTGCCGAGGGCGGTGGTGGCGACGGCGGCGGGCGCGGTGCTGGCGCTGGCCGCCGCCAACCCGGACCTGCTCGTCGCGGAGGCCAACGTGGCGCGCTACGAGGCCACCGGGCGGATCGACCGGACCTACCTGTCGACGCTGTCCGCGGACGCCGCCCCGGCGCTGGCTCGGCTGCCCGAGGAGCTGCGGGTCTGCCACTGGTCGAGCCGGAGCCGGCGCTGGACCGCGTGGAACCTGGCGTGGGCCCGGTGGGACGACGAGCCGTGGGGCGCCGCCCGCTGCCGGTGGTGA
- the recD2 gene encoding SF1B family DNA helicase RecD2 produces MAEGAVLEAVLERITFANEETGYTVARVDAGRGADLITVVGALLGAQPGESIRMRGRWGSHPQYGKQFHVDDYTTVLPATIQGIRRYLGSGLIKGIGPVLADRIVTHFGVDALDVIEQHPERLIEVPKLGPKRTRMIAAAWEEQKAIKEVMVFLQGVGVSTSLAVRVYKQYADRSIDVVREEPYRLATDVWGIGFRTADVIAKAVGIPHDSPQRIKAGLQFTLSEATGSGNCFLPENELIGDAIRILQVDAGLVIDCLAELVDEEGVVREVQPDGEAAVYLIPFHRAEISLATQLRRLLAADGDRLPAFASVDWTKAFRWLGAELEGKQEAAVRLALTNKVAVLTGGPGCGKSFTVRSIVRLALAKGAKVVLAAPTGRAAKRLAELTGHGASTVHRLLELKPGGDAAYDRDRPLDADLVVVDEASMLDLLLANKLVKAVPPGAHLLLVGDVDQLPSVGAGEVLRDVLATGSPVPNVRLTHVFRQAQQSGVVTNAHRINAGEPPVVRGMADFFLFPVEDAEEAAELTVDVVARRIPRKFGLDPRKDVQVLAPMHRGAAGAGGLNAVLQEALTPARDGLPERRFGGRVFRVGDKVTQIRNNYDKGANGVFNGTLGVVTGIDPVEQRVTVRTDEDEDVDYEFGELDELTHAYAMTIHRSQGSEYPCVVIPITTSAWMMLQRNLLYTAVTRAKKLVVLVGSRKAIGQAVRTVGAGRRHTALDHRLTGAL; encoded by the coding sequence GTGGCCGAGGGTGCTGTGCTGGAAGCCGTGCTCGAGCGGATCACCTTCGCGAACGAGGAGACCGGGTACACCGTCGCCCGCGTGGACGCCGGGCGTGGCGCCGACCTGATCACCGTCGTCGGGGCCCTCCTCGGCGCGCAGCCCGGTGAGTCCATCCGGATGCGCGGGCGCTGGGGTTCGCACCCGCAGTACGGCAAGCAGTTCCACGTCGACGACTACACCACCGTCCTCCCCGCCACCATCCAGGGAATCCGCCGCTACCTCGGCTCCGGCCTGATCAAGGGCATCGGCCCCGTGCTCGCCGACCGGATCGTCACGCACTTCGGGGTGGACGCGCTCGACGTCATCGAGCAGCACCCCGAGCGCCTCATCGAGGTGCCCAAGCTCGGGCCCAAGCGGACGAGGATGATCGCCGCCGCGTGGGAGGAGCAGAAGGCCATCAAGGAGGTCATGGTCTTCCTCCAGGGTGTCGGGGTCTCGACCTCCCTCGCGGTGCGCGTCTACAAGCAGTACGCCGACCGCTCGATCGACGTCGTCCGCGAGGAGCCCTACCGGCTCGCCACCGACGTGTGGGGCATCGGGTTCCGCACCGCCGACGTCATCGCCAAGGCCGTCGGCATCCCGCACGACAGCCCCCAGCGCATCAAGGCGGGCCTCCAGTTCACGCTCTCCGAGGCCACCGGCAGCGGCAACTGCTTCCTGCCCGAGAACGAGCTCATCGGCGACGCCATCCGCATCCTCCAGGTCGACGCGGGCCTGGTCATCGACTGCCTCGCCGAGCTCGTCGACGAGGAGGGGGTGGTGCGGGAGGTCCAGCCGGACGGCGAGGCCGCCGTCTACCTGATCCCCTTCCACCGCGCCGAGATCTCACTCGCCACCCAGCTTCGCCGACTGCTCGCCGCCGACGGCGACCGCCTCCCCGCGTTCGCCTCCGTGGACTGGACCAAGGCCTTCCGCTGGCTCGGAGCCGAGCTGGAGGGCAAGCAGGAAGCCGCCGTGCGCCTCGCGCTCACCAACAAGGTCGCCGTGCTCACCGGCGGACCCGGCTGCGGCAAGAGCTTCACCGTGCGCTCGATCGTCCGGCTCGCCCTGGCCAAGGGCGCGAAGGTCGTGCTCGCCGCCCCCACGGGGCGCGCCGCGAAGCGGCTGGCCGAGCTGACCGGCCACGGGGCGTCCACCGTGCACCGCCTGCTGGAGCTCAAGCCCGGCGGTGACGCCGCCTACGACCGCGACCGGCCGCTCGACGCGGACCTGGTCGTCGTGGACGAGGCGTCCATGCTGGACCTGCTGCTCGCCAACAAGCTCGTCAAGGCCGTCCCTCCCGGCGCGCACCTGCTGCTGGTCGGCGACGTCGACCAGCTGCCCTCGGTGGGCGCGGGCGAGGTGCTGCGGGACGTGCTGGCCACCGGCAGCCCGGTGCCGAACGTGCGCCTCACGCACGTGTTCCGCCAGGCCCAGCAGTCCGGCGTGGTCACCAACGCGCACCGCATCAACGCGGGCGAACCCCCGGTGGTGCGGGGGATGGCGGACTTCTTCCTGTTCCCGGTCGAGGACGCCGAGGAGGCGGCCGAGCTGACCGTGGACGTGGTCGCGCGCCGCATCCCGCGCAAGTTCGGCCTGGACCCGCGCAAGGACGTGCAGGTCCTCGCCCCCATGCACCGGGGCGCGGCGGGCGCGGGCGGGCTCAACGCCGTGCTGCAGGAGGCGCTGACCCCCGCGCGCGATGGCCTGCCGGAGCGCAGGTTCGGCGGGCGGGTGTTCCGGGTCGGGGACAAGGTCACCCAGATCCGCAACAACTACGACAAGGGCGCGAACGGGGTCTTCAACGGCACGCTCGGGGTGGTCACCGGGATCGACCCGGTGGAGCAGAGGGTGACGGTCCGGACCGATGAGGACGAGGACGTGGATTATGAGTTCGGCGAGCTGGACGAGTTGACCCACGCCTACGCCATGACGATTCACCGTTCACAGGGCAGTGAGTACCCGTGCGTGGTCATCCCAATCACGACCAGCGCCTGGATGATGCTCCAGCGGAACCTGCTGTACACGGCGGTGACCCGCGCGAAGAAGCTCGTGGTGCTGGTCGGCTCGCGCAAGGCGATCGGGCAGGCGGTGCGCACGGTGGGCGCGGGGCGCCGCCACACCGCGCTCGACCACCGGCTCACCGGCGCGCTCTGA
- a CDS encoding HAMP domain-containing sensor histidine kinase, producing MTRRERARALLDRVPRPLDPMRSIKLKIAAVVLVSWAAAFTFFRIRIGWLAPTTVFGALGIALVISQVVGHGMTRPLREMTWAVGAMRRGDYSRRVRATGRDEVGQLAVAFNEMAADIADAEQRRRELIANVSHELRTPITALQAVLENVVDGVERADATTMRTALAQTERLGRLVAELLDLSRIDAGAHRLDLSEVDVPALLGSAVAEAAVAAPSTRFAVDAPPGTVVTADRARLHQVVQNLLDNATRHAPPDGEVRITARADGDLFALAVEDDGPGIAEADRERVFERFTRGERASGGGTGLGLDIARWVVDLHGGAIRVVDAPGCRIEVTLPRSGRPPTG from the coding sequence GTGACCCGGCGGGAGCGGGCTCGGGCGCTGCTGGACCGGGTGCCGCGCCCGCTCGACCCGATGCGGTCGATCAAGTTGAAGATCGCCGCCGTGGTGCTGGTGTCCTGGGCCGCCGCGTTCACGTTCTTCCGCATCCGCATCGGCTGGCTCGCGCCGACCACGGTGTTCGGCGCGCTCGGCATCGCGCTGGTCATCTCGCAGGTCGTCGGCCACGGCATGACCCGCCCGCTGCGCGAGATGACCTGGGCCGTCGGCGCGATGCGGCGCGGCGACTACAGCCGCCGCGTGCGGGCGACCGGGCGGGACGAGGTGGGACAGCTCGCGGTCGCGTTCAACGAGATGGCCGCGGACATCGCGGACGCCGAGCAGCGCCGCCGCGAGCTGATCGCGAACGTCTCCCACGAGCTGCGCACCCCCATCACCGCGCTCCAGGCCGTGCTGGAGAACGTGGTGGACGGGGTCGAGCGGGCCGACGCCACCACGATGCGCACCGCGCTCGCCCAGACCGAGCGGCTCGGGCGGCTGGTCGCGGAGCTGCTGGACCTGTCCCGCATCGACGCGGGCGCGCACCGGCTCGACCTGTCCGAGGTGGACGTCCCCGCACTGCTCGGCTCCGCCGTCGCCGAGGCCGCGGTGGCGGCGCCGTCGACCCGGTTCGCCGTCGACGCGCCGCCGGGAACAGTGGTCACCGCCGACCGCGCCCGGCTGCACCAGGTCGTGCAGAACCTGCTGGACAACGCCACCCGGCACGCCCCGCCCGACGGCGAGGTGCGGATCACCGCCCGCGCGGACGGCGACCTGTTCGCGCTCGCCGTCGAGGACGACGGGCCCGGCATCGCCGAGGCGGACCGGGAGCGGGTGTTCGAGCGGTTCACCAGGGGCGAGCGGGCCAGCGGCGGCGGCACCGGGCTGGGGCTCGACATCGCGCGGTGGGTGGTCGACCTGCACGGCGGCGCGATCCGGGTGGTCGACGCCCCCGGCTGCCGCATCGAGGTGACCCTTCCCCGGAGCGGGCGACCACCGACCGGCTGA
- a CDS encoding glycosyl hydrolase family 18 protein encodes MSKTRWHLTALFTAVAALGVGLLVVPSASGAGGVSATFTKGSDWGTGYEGKYTIKNGSTSALSSWTVEFDLPANHRVTSLWDGSHTTSGQRTTVKGTWNGALPAGGTASFGFNVSYTGAYTGPTNCKLNGASCDAGGTNPTTTTTTSTTTTTTGPTTTTSNPPQPGGAKNLGYFTDWGIYARKYYVKNIVTSGSAAKLTHINYAFGNVTNGQCVMGDGDAATEKAFTAAESVDGVADTWDGSLRGNFNQLRKLKKAYPHIKVLWSFGGWTWSGGFGQAAQNPAAFAESCYNLVENSKWADVFDGIDIDWEYPNACGLSCDSSGFAAFKNLSQALRAKFGPNNLVTAAITADGTSGGKIDAADYAGAAQYLDWYNVMTYDYFGAFAPTGPTAPHSPLTGYAGIPTADFHSDAAIKKLKAKGVPSSKLLLGIGFYGRGWAGVTQAAPGGSATGPAPGTYEQGIEDYKVLKTRCPATGTVGGTAYAYCGNQWWSYDTPATIGGKMSYAKGQGLGGAFFWALDGDTANGELITAISNGLK; translated from the coding sequence ATGTCGAAGACCAGATGGCATCTCACGGCCTTGTTCACGGCCGTCGCCGCCCTGGGTGTCGGCCTCCTGGTCGTCCCCTCGGCCAGTGGTGCGGGCGGCGTCTCCGCCACCTTCACCAAGGGCAGCGACTGGGGCACCGGCTACGAGGGCAAGTACACGATCAAGAACGGCAGCACGAGCGCGCTCTCCTCCTGGACGGTCGAGTTCGACCTGCCCGCCAACCACCGCGTCACCTCGCTGTGGGACGGCAGCCACACCACCAGCGGTCAGCGCACCACCGTCAAGGGCACCTGGAACGGGGCGCTCCCGGCGGGCGGCACGGCCAGCTTCGGCTTCAACGTCTCGTACACCGGCGCCTACACCGGTCCCACGAACTGCAAGCTGAACGGCGCGTCCTGCGACGCGGGCGGGACCAACCCGACCACCACGACGACCACGTCGACGACGACCACCACCACCGGTCCGACGACGACCACGTCGAACCCGCCCCAGCCCGGCGGCGCCAAGAACCTGGGCTACTTCACGGACTGGGGCATCTACGCCCGCAAGTACTACGTGAAGAACATCGTGACCAGCGGCTCGGCCGCGAAGCTGACGCACATCAACTACGCGTTCGGCAACGTGACCAACGGCCAGTGCGTCATGGGCGACGGCGACGCCGCCACCGAGAAGGCCTTCACCGCGGCGGAGAGCGTCGACGGCGTGGCCGACACCTGGGACGGCTCGCTGCGCGGCAACTTCAACCAGCTGCGCAAGCTGAAGAAGGCCTACCCGCACATCAAGGTGCTGTGGTCGTTCGGCGGCTGGACCTGGTCCGGCGGCTTCGGCCAGGCCGCGCAGAACCCGGCCGCGTTCGCCGAGTCCTGCTACAACCTGGTCGAGAACTCCAAGTGGGCCGACGTCTTCGACGGCATCGACATCGACTGGGAGTACCCGAACGCCTGCGGCCTGTCCTGCGACAGCAGCGGTTTCGCCGCGTTCAAGAACCTGTCCCAGGCGCTGCGCGCCAAGTTCGGCCCGAACAACCTGGTGACGGCCGCGATCACGGCGGACGGCACCAGCGGCGGCAAGATCGACGCGGCGGACTACGCGGGCGCGGCGCAGTACCTCGACTGGTACAACGTCATGACCTACGACTACTTCGGCGCGTTCGCCCCGACGGGCCCGACGGCCCCGCACTCGCCGCTCACCGGCTACGCGGGCATCCCGACCGCGGACTTCCACTCGGACGCCGCGATCAAGAAGCTGAAGGCGAAGGGCGTCCCGTCGTCGAAGCTGCTGCTGGGCATCGGGTTCTACGGCCGCGGCTGGGCGGGCGTCACGCAGGCCGCCCCCGGCGGCAGCGCGACCGGCCCGGCCCCCGGCACCTACGAGCAGGGCATCGAGGACTACAAGGTCCTGAAGACCAGGTGCCCGGCCACCGGGACCGTGGGCGGCACCGCCTACGCGTACTGCGGCAACCAGTGGTGGAGCTACGACACCCCGGCCACCATCGGCGGGAAGATGAGCTACGCCAAGGGCCAAGGCCTGGGCGGCGCGTTCTTCTGGGCGCTGGACGGCGACACCGCCAACGGCGAGCTGATCACCGCGATCAGCAACGGCCTGAAGTAG
- a CDS encoding mechanosensitive ion channel family protein, which yields MPAPVVTIVTFAGSVLVALVAVALVHRTVARIGRKSELFANLARHLHRPAQVVAALVALQLSLGVTASGEWRPTALHAVGIALILSGAWLLAALLVVLENATLSRVRIDVDDNRHARRVHTQVRLMRRVTVGVVSVVAVAAVLMTFPGARAAGASLLASAGVIGAIAALAAQSLLGNVFAGMQIAFSDALRLDDVLIVEEQWGRVEEITLTYVVVHLWDDRRLILPTSHFLKTPFENWTRTQSALLGTVELEVDWTVPVEEMRQELRHALENTDLWDGRVSVLQVTDAVRSFVKLRALVSARDAPSLWDLRCVVREHLVTWLRANHPGALPQVRVRDVPKTAPRRPEVAEPHGDNRVFGESADGEERVQAFSGPTSTQEMQPVRVGVPSSP from the coding sequence GTGCCCGCCCCCGTCGTCACGATCGTCACGTTCGCCGGATCGGTGCTGGTCGCACTGGTCGCCGTGGCGCTGGTCCACCGGACGGTCGCCAGGATCGGCCGCAAGTCGGAGCTGTTCGCCAACCTGGCCCGCCACCTGCACCGGCCCGCCCAGGTGGTCGCCGCCCTGGTGGCCCTGCAGCTCTCCCTCGGCGTCACGGCCAGCGGCGAGTGGCGGCCGACGGCGCTGCACGCGGTCGGGATCGCGCTGATCCTGAGCGGCGCGTGGCTGCTGGCGGCGCTGCTGGTGGTGCTGGAGAACGCGACCCTCTCGCGCGTCCGCATCGACGTGGACGACAACCGGCACGCCCGCCGGGTGCACACCCAGGTCCGGCTGATGCGCCGGGTCACGGTCGGCGTGGTGTCGGTGGTGGCCGTCGCGGCGGTGCTGATGACCTTCCCCGGCGCGCGGGCGGCGGGCGCGTCGCTGCTGGCGTCGGCCGGTGTGATCGGCGCGATCGCGGCGCTGGCCGCGCAGTCGCTGCTGGGGAACGTGTTCGCCGGGATGCAGATCGCGTTCAGCGACGCGCTGCGGCTGGACGACGTGCTGATCGTCGAGGAGCAGTGGGGCCGGGTCGAGGAGATCACCCTGACCTACGTGGTGGTGCACCTGTGGGACGACCGGCGGCTGATCCTGCCGACCTCGCACTTCCTGAAGACCCCGTTCGAGAACTGGACGCGCACCCAGTCGGCGCTGCTCGGCACGGTCGAGCTGGAGGTCGACTGGACGGTGCCGGTGGAGGAGATGCGGCAGGAGCTGCGGCACGCGCTGGAGAACACCGACCTGTGGGACGGGCGGGTGTCGGTGCTCCAGGTGACGGACGCGGTGCGCTCGTTCGTGAAGCTGCGGGCGCTGGTGTCCGCGCGGGACGCACCGAGCCTGTGGGACCTGCGGTGCGTGGTGCGCGAGCACCTGGTGACGTGGCTGCGGGCGAACCACCCCGGCGCGCTGCCGCAGGTGCGGGTGCGGGACGTGCCGAAGACCGCGCCCCGGCGGCCTGAGGTGGCGGAGCCGCACGGGGACAACCGGGTGTTCGGCGAGAGCGCGGACGGCGAGGAGCGGGTGCAGGCGTTCAGCGGGCCGACGAGCACGCAGGAGATGCAACCGGTGCGGGTCGGGGTTCCGTCCTCGCCGTGA